From Pseudomonas vanderleydeniana, the proteins below share one genomic window:
- a CDS encoding ATP-binding protein yields the protein MTTQPNRRILLVDDTPSIHDDFRKILMPARDESPDLDLMEAELFGQADKTAGNERFELDSAYAGKEGLALVEQSLAQQRPYALAFVDMRMPSGWDGVETIRHLWQADPQLQIVVCTAYTDYSWEDLLERLHGHDRLLILKKPFDNIEVQQLANTLTNKWDMTLQANLQMHHLEELVKQRTQALTQASLALQHEIDERKQLESQLVQSEKLASLGQLAAGVAHEINNPIGFIGSNLGTLDGYFNQLQEMLDAYRRAEEGIASPELLGALQALRERIELDFLKDDIPLLIRESKDGIARVGQIVKDLKNFSRVDSNQEWQWSNLQQGIDSTLNIVANELKYKADVVRDYAGLPEIECLPSQINQVIMNLVVNAAQAMGPERGTISLRGGSSGERVWLEVEDNGSGMTPQTLQKIFDPFFTTKPVGKGTGLGLSLSYGIVQKHAGQISVSSEPGVGTTFRIELPIRQNRTAS from the coding sequence ATGACAACACAACCGAACCGCCGCATTCTGCTGGTGGACGATACGCCATCGATCCACGATGACTTTCGCAAGATCCTGATGCCCGCTCGGGATGAAAGCCCGGACCTGGACCTGATGGAGGCGGAGCTGTTCGGCCAGGCCGACAAAACCGCTGGCAACGAGCGTTTCGAACTGGACTCCGCCTATGCCGGAAAGGAAGGACTGGCCCTGGTCGAACAATCACTGGCCCAGCAGCGCCCCTATGCCCTGGCCTTCGTCGACATGCGCATGCCTTCGGGCTGGGACGGCGTCGAAACCATCAGGCACCTGTGGCAGGCCGACCCGCAACTGCAGATCGTGGTCTGCACCGCCTACACCGACTATTCCTGGGAAGACCTGCTGGAACGCCTGCACGGTCATGATCGGCTGCTGATCCTGAAGAAGCCCTTCGACAATATCGAGGTCCAGCAACTGGCCAATACGCTGACCAACAAATGGGACATGACCCTCCAGGCCAATCTGCAAATGCATCATCTCGAGGAACTGGTGAAACAGCGCACCCAGGCACTGACCCAGGCGAGCCTGGCCCTGCAGCACGAGATAGACGAGCGCAAGCAGCTCGAAAGCCAGCTGGTGCAATCGGAAAAGCTCGCTTCGCTGGGCCAACTGGCCGCCGGCGTCGCCCATGAAATCAACAACCCCATCGGATTCATCGGCTCCAACCTGGGCACCCTCGACGGTTACTTCAACCAACTGCAGGAGATGCTCGACGCCTATCGCCGAGCCGAAGAAGGCATCGCGTCGCCCGAACTGCTCGGCGCGCTGCAGGCCCTGCGCGAGCGGATCGAGCTGGACTTTCTCAAGGATGACATTCCATTGCTGATCAGGGAGTCGAAGGACGGCATCGCCCGGGTCGGGCAGATCGTCAAGGACCTGAAGAACTTCTCGCGGGTCGATTCGAACCAGGAGTGGCAGTGGAGCAATCTGCAGCAGGGCATCGACTCGACCCTGAACATCGTGGCCAACGAACTCAAGTACAAGGCCGACGTGGTCAGGGACTATGCCGGCTTGCCGGAAATCGAATGCCTGCCTTCGCAGATCAACCAGGTGATCATGAACCTGGTGGTCAACGCCGCCCAGGCCATGGGCCCGGAGCGCGGCACCATCAGCCTGCGTGGAGGCAGCAGCGGCGAACGGGTCTGGCTGGAGGTGGAGGACAACGGCTCGGGCATGACGCCACAGACCCTGCAGAAGATTTTCGATCCGTTCTTCACCACCAAGCCGGTCGGCAAGGGCACCGGGCTCGGGCTGTCGCTGTCCTACGGCATCGTGCAGAAACATGCCGGGCAGATTTCGGTCAGCAGCGAACCGGGTGTGGGCACCACGTTCCGCATCGAGCTGCCGATCCGCCAGAACAGAACCGCCTCATGA
- a CDS encoding APC family permease, with translation MARLQRTLSLGSVVLFGIAYMTPIIVLGTFGILAQSTAGMVPAAYLAALVAMFFTAMSYGRMAAAFPVAGSAYSYVRKAISPKLGFIAGWAVLLDYLFLPMAIWLIGAAYLNSAFPSVPQPLWVLAFIVITSLINIVGLRLANGINSLLMLVQFLVLVAFVALAIHYVGGDASKPLWTLAPFFNGDMQMPLVMSGAAIACYSFLGFDAVSTLTEETRDPRRTIPRAIMLITLIGGLIFVAVSYFVQLAHPAFVFDNVDSAAYEIARNIGGDLFVSIFLIGLIVGQFASGLSAQASGSRLLYAMGRDGVLPKSFFGGLSERFGTPINSILLCAVVALLALKLDVTTSTSFINFGAFLAFSLVNLSVIFHYWIGGQQRGPRECLLFLVCPLIGLLADLWLMVSLDHLAIYLGVSWLAVGLVYLAFLTGGFRKQPPEMDFQEAG, from the coding sequence ATGGCTCGTTTGCAACGCACCCTTTCGCTGGGGTCGGTGGTGCTGTTCGGCATCGCCTACATGACGCCGATCATCGTGCTCGGCACCTTCGGCATCCTCGCCCAATCCACCGCCGGCATGGTGCCGGCCGCCTACCTGGCGGCACTGGTGGCGATGTTCTTCACCGCCATGAGCTACGGACGCATGGCCGCCGCCTTCCCGGTGGCCGGTTCGGCCTACAGCTACGTACGCAAGGCCATCAGCCCGAAACTCGGCTTCATCGCCGGCTGGGCGGTCCTGCTCGACTACCTGTTCCTGCCGATGGCGATCTGGCTGATCGGCGCGGCCTACCTCAACTCGGCGTTTCCCTCGGTGCCGCAGCCGCTGTGGGTACTGGCCTTCATCGTCATCACCAGCCTGATCAATATCGTCGGCCTGCGTCTGGCCAACGGCATCAACTCGCTGCTGATGCTGGTGCAGTTCCTGGTGCTGGTGGCCTTCGTCGCCCTGGCGATCCACTACGTCGGCGGGGACGCCAGCAAACCGCTGTGGACCCTGGCCCCCTTCTTCAACGGTGACATGCAGATGCCGCTGGTGATGAGCGGCGCGGCCATCGCCTGCTACTCGTTCCTGGGTTTCGACGCGGTCAGTACCCTGACCGAGGAAACCCGCGATCCCCGACGCACCATCCCACGGGCGATCATGCTGATCACCCTCATTGGCGGGCTGATCTTCGTCGCGGTGTCGTACTTCGTGCAGTTGGCCCATCCGGCGTTCGTCTTCGATAACGTCGACTCGGCCGCCTACGAGATCGCCCGCAACATCGGTGGCGACCTGTTCGTCAGCATCTTCCTGATCGGCCTGATCGTCGGCCAGTTCGCCTCGGGGTTGTCGGCTCAGGCCAGCGGTTCGCGCCTGCTCTATGCCATGGGGCGCGACGGGGTGTTGCCGAAGTCGTTCTTCGGCGGCCTGAGCGAACGTTTCGGCACGCCGATCAACAGCATCCTGCTCTGCGCCGTGGTGGCCCTGCTGGCGCTGAAACTGGATGTCACCACCTCCACCTCGTTCATCAACTTCGGCGCCTTCCTGGCCTTCAGCCTGGTCAACCTGTCGGTGATCTTCCACTACTGGATCGGTGGGCAGCAGCGTGGCCCACGCGAGTGTCTGCTGTTCCTGGTCTGCCCACTGATCGGGCTGCTGGCGGACCTGTGGCTGATGGTCAGCCTCGACCACCTGGCGATCTACCTGGGCGTGAGCTGGCTGGCGGTCGGCCTGGTGTACCTGGCCTTCCTGACTGGCGGCTTCCGCAAGCAGCCCCCGGAGATGGATTTCCAGGAAGCGGGCTGA
- a CDS encoding carbon-nitrogen hydrolase family protein has translation MKIELAQLAGRDNDTAYNLERALAAIAACAADTRMLVFPETHLMGFPSVETVAQVAEPLDGPTVRAVQQAACERDLTVVIGMAENDNGRFYNTTLMITPEGIALRYRKTHLWASDRGVFNPGDRFVTCEWNGVRVGLLICYDIEFPETARALAQLGAELLIVTNGNMDPYGPTHRTAIMARAQENQAFALMVNRVGEGDGGLLFAGGSALVDPFGTLLEEAGREERHFSVELDLSQLTAARRDYRYLSDQRLRLPGEVVEHADGLRELLIPRA, from the coding sequence ATGAAAATCGAACTTGCCCAGCTCGCCGGCCGGGACAACGATACAGCTTACAACCTTGAGCGTGCCCTTGCCGCTATTGCCGCCTGCGCCGCCGATACCCGCATGCTCGTGTTTCCGGAAACCCACCTGATGGGCTTCCCGTCCGTCGAGACCGTGGCCCAGGTCGCCGAACCGCTGGATGGCCCGACCGTGCGCGCAGTGCAGCAGGCCGCCTGCGAGCGTGACCTGACCGTGGTGATCGGCATGGCCGAGAACGACAACGGCCGGTTCTACAACACCACCCTGATGATCACCCCCGAGGGCATTGCCCTGCGTTATCGCAAGACTCACCTGTGGGCCTCGGACCGTGGCGTGTTCAATCCGGGCGATCGGTTTGTGACCTGCGAGTGGAATGGCGTGCGGGTTGGCCTGCTGATCTGCTACGACATCGAGTTCCCGGAGACTGCCCGCGCCCTGGCGCAGTTGGGGGCCGAGCTGCTGATCGTCACCAACGGCAACATGGACCCGTACGGGCCGACCCACCGCACCGCGATCATGGCCCGCGCCCAGGAAAACCAGGCCTTTGCGCTGATGGTCAACCGCGTCGGGGAGGGCGATGGTGGCCTGCTGTTCGCCGGTGGCAGTGCCCTGGTCGACCCGTTCGGCACGCTGCTCGAGGAGGCCGGACGCGAGGAACGCCACTTCAGTGTCGAGCTGGACCTGAGCCAACTGACGGCGGCCCGGCGTGACTACCGCTACCTGAGCGACCAGCGTCTGCGCCTGCCGGGCGAGGTCGTCGAGCATGCCGACGGGCTGCGGGAACTGCTGATTCCCCGGGCCTGA
- a CDS encoding helix-turn-helix transcriptional regulator — MTLSLDDIAWHRSVGQMIEALDRPNFWTQLVRLLNRYVPFDSWVALLFSAQGRPEVFAECPGEDGSPDQLFQDYLKGLYLLDPFYIASREQSRTGLFRLAEVAPEHFELTEYYQRYFRLNVVADEIQFNCQLDDDRTLCLSLGSTRRFSDEQIALLSLIQPWVLGLLRQRLPYELQPENVTPPTTQQGDWRVQLEASVQQLKGAQLTARELDVGRLMLSGCSSKEIARKLEISIETVKVHKKHMYSKLGIKSQSELFSIFLQAQNA; from the coding sequence ATGACACTCTCGCTGGATGACATCGCCTGGCACCGTTCGGTGGGGCAAATGATCGAGGCCCTGGACCGGCCCAATTTCTGGACGCAACTGGTGCGCCTGCTCAACCGCTACGTACCGTTCGACAGCTGGGTCGCCCTGCTGTTCAGCGCCCAGGGCCGCCCGGAGGTGTTCGCCGAATGCCCGGGCGAGGACGGCAGCCCCGACCAACTGTTCCAGGACTACCTCAAGGGCCTGTACCTGCTCGATCCGTTCTACATCGCCAGCCGCGAGCAGTCGCGCACCGGCCTGTTCCGCCTGGCCGAGGTTGCCCCGGAACACTTCGAGCTGACCGAGTACTACCAGCGCTACTTCCGCCTGAACGTGGTGGCCGACGAAATCCAGTTCAACTGCCAGCTCGACGACGACCGTACCCTGTGCCTGTCGCTGGGCTCCACCCGCCGCTTCAGCGACGAGCAGATCGCCCTGCTGTCGCTGATCCAGCCCTGGGTACTGGGCCTGTTGCGCCAGCGCCTGCCGTATGAACTCCAACCGGAGAACGTCACGCCCCCCACCACCCAGCAAGGTGACTGGCGCGTCCAGCTGGAAGCCTCGGTGCAACAGCTCAAGGGGGCACAACTGACCGCCCGCGAGCTGGACGTCGGGCGCCTGATGCTCAGCGGCTGCTCGAGCAAGGAGATCGCCCGCAAGCTGGAGATCTCCATCGAAACCGTGAAAGTCCATAAGAAACACATGTACAGCAAGCTGGGGATCAAGTCCCAGTCCGAGCTGTTCTCGATATTTCTGCAAGCGCAGAATGCCTGA
- a CDS encoding FMN-binding glutamate synthase family protein: MSLSLLSRYAFFAGCVIFTLASLPFLEHDWLWPLTLITGLLSLLGVFDLLQSPHAVRRNYPILGNIRYLVEGIRPEIRQYLLESDSDALPFSRSQRSLVYARAKNEGGDKPFGTLIDVYESGFEFIGHSMRPAPLSDPTHFRVTVGGPQCKQPYSASIFNISAMSFGSLSANAIRALNKGAKLGNFAHDTGEGSISPYHREHGGDLTWELGSGYFGCRTHDGHFDPEKFAAQAQNPQVRMIEIKMSQGAKPGHGGILPKHKVTQEIAETRGVSMGEDCVSPSAHSAFSTPIEMMHFIAQLRELSGGKPVGFKFCLGHPWEFMGIAKAMLETGILPDFIVIDGKEGGTGAAPVEFTDHIGVPMREGLLFVHNTLVGLNLRDKIKLGASGKIVSAFDIASVLAIGADWANSARGFMFAIGCIQSQSCHTNKCPTGVATQDKLRQRALVVPDKAQRVFNFHRNTLRALAEMLAAAGLEHPSQLDAKHLVRRKSATEIKLFSQMHVFLKPGELLTGEVNGEFYSRMWQMARADSFEPNAA; this comes from the coding sequence ATGAGCCTGTCTCTGCTGAGCCGCTACGCCTTCTTTGCCGGCTGTGTGATCTTCACCCTCGCCAGCCTGCCGTTCCTGGAACATGACTGGCTCTGGCCATTGACCCTGATCACCGGCCTGTTGAGCCTGCTGGGCGTGTTCGACCTGCTGCAGAGCCCCCACGCGGTGCGTCGCAACTATCCGATCCTGGGCAACATCCGCTACCTGGTCGAAGGTATCCGCCCGGAAATCCGCCAGTACCTGCTTGAGTCCGACAGCGACGCCCTGCCCTTCTCCCGTTCCCAGCGCTCGCTGGTGTATGCGCGGGCCAAGAACGAAGGCGGCGACAAGCCCTTCGGTACCCTGATCGACGTCTATGAGTCGGGCTTCGAGTTCATCGGCCATTCGATGCGCCCGGCGCCGTTGAGCGACCCGACCCACTTCCGCGTCACCGTTGGTGGGCCGCAGTGCAAGCAGCCGTACTCGGCCTCGATCTTCAATATCTCGGCGATGAGCTTCGGCTCCCTCAGCGCCAACGCCATTCGTGCGTTGAACAAGGGCGCCAAGCTCGGCAATTTCGCCCACGACACCGGCGAAGGCAGCATCAGCCCCTATCATCGCGAGCATGGCGGCGACCTGACCTGGGAACTGGGGAGCGGCTATTTCGGCTGCCGTACCCATGACGGGCACTTCGATCCGGAAAAATTCGCCGCCCAAGCGCAAAACCCACAAGTGCGCATGATCGAAATCAAGATGAGCCAGGGCGCCAAACCCGGCCATGGCGGGATCCTGCCCAAGCACAAGGTCACCCAGGAAATCGCCGAGACCCGTGGGGTGTCGATGGGCGAGGACTGTGTATCGCCGTCTGCCCACAGCGCTTTCTCGACACCGATCGAGATGATGCACTTCATCGCGCAACTGCGTGAGCTGTCCGGTGGCAAGCCGGTGGGCTTCAAGTTCTGCCTGGGGCATCCCTGGGAGTTCATGGGCATTGCCAAGGCGATGCTGGAAACCGGCATCCTGCCCGACTTCATCGTCATCGACGGCAAGGAGGGCGGCACCGGCGCAGCGCCCGTGGAATTCACCGACCATATCGGCGTACCGATGCGCGAAGGCCTGCTGTTCGTGCACAACACCCTGGTGGGCCTGAACCTGCGGGACAAGATCAAGCTCGGTGCCAGCGGCAAGATCGTCAGTGCCTTCGATATCGCCAGCGTCCTGGCCATCGGCGCCGACTGGGCCAACTCGGCACGCGGCTTCATGTTCGCCATCGGCTGCATCCAGTCGCAGAGCTGTCATACCAACAAGTGCCCGACCGGCGTCGCCACCCAGGACAAGCTGCGCCAGCGCGCCCTGGTGGTTCCGGACAAGGCCCAGCGGGTGTTCAACTTCCACCGCAACACCTTGCGGGCGCTGGCCGAAATGCTCGCAGCCGCCGGGCTCGAACACCCTTCGCAGCTGGATGCCAAGCACCTGGTGCGGCGCAAGTCGGCCACCGAGATCAAGCTGTTCTCGCAAATGCACGTGTTCCTCAAGCCCGGCGAACTGCTCACCGGCGAGGTCAACGGCGAGTTCTACTCGCGCATGTGGCAAATGGCCCGGGCCGACAGCTTCGAGCCGAACGCGGCGTGA
- a CDS encoding glucosyltransferase domain-containing protein, which produces MIWTVSLTPRQRFGFFLVMSLLFVFPLILADYSYIDDNWRLFEAGTGWLAEGRFMMELLYNGLSFTAAAPNIFPLPLLIATLCMALALNRLSLDYFDQPTVVDCLVVLPLLYTPFLLQALSYQYDGAGVLLGIVLVVYSITFRHRLLFLRVLLSAVLLALALGFYQLTINVFVGLCCIEVLRALLDRVALKDILQALARRLLQMLFAALLYFLCVFLFMSHERTSLLPLNAEGLATVASNFLEINRTVAQVLEGGAGWMTLVLLVLCAICLLKVIVHVAASDEGGVARMLRVCLIIGAAFVLFFSLSGAGLFFRDFNDGARTLLGATALLLGLFCLTHRLLREIHPALNCLLIVPVLYMLSFSYAYGRLLVVQKEFENSMTLEVVHDIDRHVALRNLKMIYVQPSDFDLWLPGGERSMALIPALKYVRNINDYLVLPESLQRFGIVSEWLQDPDEMARLAGLQGSGPLIDRRFYAIYSAGDRGYIVFKHVQPPQGQPD; this is translated from the coding sequence GTGATCTGGACCGTTTCACTCACGCCCAGGCAGCGGTTCGGTTTTTTCCTGGTGATGTCATTGCTGTTCGTTTTCCCCCTGATATTGGCCGACTACAGCTACATCGATGACAACTGGCGGCTTTTCGAGGCCGGGACCGGTTGGCTGGCCGAAGGCCGGTTCATGATGGAATTGCTCTACAACGGATTGAGCTTCACCGCCGCTGCGCCGAATATCTTTCCCCTGCCACTGCTCATTGCAACGCTGTGCATGGCATTGGCGCTGAACAGATTGAGCCTTGACTACTTCGACCAGCCGACTGTCGTCGACTGTCTGGTGGTGCTGCCACTGCTCTACACCCCCTTCCTGTTGCAGGCACTCTCCTACCAGTATGACGGGGCCGGGGTCTTGCTCGGGATCGTCCTGGTGGTCTATTCGATCACCTTTCGACATCGGCTGCTGTTCCTGCGGGTCCTGCTATCGGCTGTCCTGCTGGCGCTGGCGCTGGGATTCTATCAACTGACGATCAATGTTTTCGTGGGGTTGTGCTGCATTGAAGTCTTGCGTGCCTTGCTCGACAGGGTCGCATTGAAGGACATCCTCCAGGCGCTCGCCAGGCGACTGCTGCAAATGCTGTTTGCCGCTTTGCTCTACTTTCTCTGCGTCTTCCTGTTCATGAGTCACGAGCGGACCAGCCTGCTTCCCCTGAATGCCGAGGGCCTGGCGACGGTAGCGAGCAATTTCCTGGAGATCAATCGGACCGTGGCGCAAGTGCTGGAGGGCGGCGCCGGCTGGATGACCCTGGTGTTGTTGGTGCTGTGTGCCATCTGCCTGCTCAAGGTCATCGTTCACGTTGCCGCCAGTGACGAGGGGGGCGTGGCCAGGATGCTGCGCGTTTGCCTGATCATCGGTGCGGCCTTCGTGCTGTTTTTTTCGCTATCGGGTGCGGGGCTGTTCTTCAGGGACTTCAATGATGGGGCGAGAACGTTGCTGGGGGCGACTGCGCTGCTGCTCGGTCTGTTCTGCCTGACTCATCGCCTGCTCAGGGAGATACATCCGGCACTGAACTGTTTGCTGATCGTACCGGTGCTGTACATGCTGTCTTTCTCCTACGCCTATGGACGGCTGCTGGTTGTCCAGAAGGAGTTCGAAAACAGCATGACCCTGGAAGTCGTCCACGATATCGATAGGCACGTAGCGTTGCGGAACCTGAAGATGATCTATGTGCAGCCCAGTGATTTCGATCTCTGGCTGCCGGGTGGAGAGCGCAGCATGGCGTTGATCCCGGCGCTCAAGTATGTGCGCAACATCAATGATTATCTCGTGCTTCCCGAAAGCCTCCAGCGCTTCGGCATCGTCAGTGAGTGGCTTCAGGACCCGGATGAAATGGCCAGGCTGGCGGGGCTGCAGGGCTCCGGGCCGCTGATCGATCGACGCTTTTATGCGATTTATTCGGCGGGGGATCGTGGTTACATCGTCTTCAAGCACGTGCAACCGCCTCAAGGGCAACCCGACTAG
- a CDS encoding glycosyltransferase family 2 protein: protein MKISLVVPVYNEEQAIPVFYETVRRELVAEPYEVEIVFVNDGSTDRTEALCRQLALADGNVLAVSFSRNFGKEAALFAGLEYAGGDAVVPIDVDLQDPVQVVPLLVGKWREGAKVVLAKRRSRATDSFFKRETARGFYRLHNWIASTKIEKDVGDFRLMDREVVEVIKTLPEHQIFMKGILSWAGFDTAIVEYDRAQRSAGNSKFNGWKLWNLALEGITSFSTVPLRLWTYIGGCLSLFSIFYAFFIAAQKLLFGNPVAGYPSLIFAVLFLGGVQLIGIGVLGEYIGRIYMEAKHRPRYVVKGVVRRGDSLTVPRKIVWRKP, encoded by the coding sequence ATGAAAATTTCCCTGGTTGTGCCCGTGTACAACGAGGAACAGGCCATCCCGGTCTTCTACGAGACGGTGCGGCGCGAACTGGTGGCCGAGCCCTATGAGGTCGAGATCGTTTTCGTCAACGATGGCAGTACCGATCGTACCGAGGCGCTATGCAGGCAGCTGGCACTGGCGGACGGTAATGTGCTGGCCGTGAGCTTTTCGCGAAACTTTGGCAAGGAGGCGGCGCTGTTCGCCGGGCTCGAATATGCCGGCGGTGATGCGGTGGTGCCCATTGACGTCGACCTGCAGGACCCTGTCCAGGTCGTGCCGCTGCTGGTCGGCAAATGGCGGGAGGGGGCGAAGGTGGTGCTCGCCAAGCGTCGGAGCCGGGCGACGGACAGCTTCTTCAAGCGAGAGACTGCGCGCGGTTTCTACCGCCTGCACAACTGGATCGCCTCGACGAAAATCGAGAAGGATGTCGGTGACTTTCGCCTGATGGATCGGGAGGTGGTCGAGGTGATCAAGACCTTGCCCGAACACCAGATTTTCATGAAGGGCATTCTCTCCTGGGCCGGCTTCGATACCGCGATCGTCGAGTATGACCGTGCCCAGCGCTCGGCGGGCAACAGCAAGTTCAATGGCTGGAAACTCTGGAACCTGGCATTGGAGGGCATTACCTCGTTCAGTACCGTGCCGCTGCGATTGTGGACCTACATCGGCGGTTGCCTGTCGTTGTTCTCGATCTTCTATGCCTTCTTCATCGCGGCGCAGAAACTGCTGTTTGGCAACCCGGTTGCCGGTTATCCCTCGTTGATCTTTGCCGTGTTGTTCCTGGGCGGGGTGCAACTGATCGGCATCGGCGTGCTGGGCGAGTATATCGGGCGGATCTACATGGAGGCCAAGCACAGGCCCCGGTATGTCGTGAAGGGGGTCGTCAGGCGCGGAGATTCATTGACGGTGCCACGGAAAATCGTCTGGAGAAAACCGTGA
- a CDS encoding GtrA family protein has product MALRALPKNFSTYAYIGVLNTLIHWCAFLVLHTGMAFSQASSNLCAFALAATFSFHANARYTFRRTASWPRYLAFVGFMAMLSFSTGWLGDWLAMPGLVTLLVFSAVSLVLGYCYSSRVVFRGSAE; this is encoded by the coding sequence ATGGCCTTGCGTGCGTTGCCCAAGAATTTTTCGACCTATGCATATATCGGGGTCCTCAATACCCTGATCCACTGGTGTGCCTTCCTGGTGCTGCATACGGGCATGGCGTTCAGCCAGGCCAGCAGCAATCTCTGCGCGTTTGCGTTGGCGGCCACCTTCTCGTTCCATGCCAACGCGCGCTACACCTTCAGGCGCACGGCCTCTTGGCCGCGTTATCTGGCCTTCGTCGGTTTCATGGCGATGCTCAGTTTCAGCACCGGTTGGCTGGGTGACTGGCTGGCCATGCCAGGGCTGGTGACGCTGCTGGTGTTCTCGGCGGTCAGCCTCGTGCTGGGATACTGCTATTCCAGCCGGGTGGTTTTCCGGGGAAGCGCAGAATGA